One window from the genome of Myripristis murdjan chromosome 6, fMyrMur1.1, whole genome shotgun sequence encodes:
- the irak4 gene encoding interleukin-1 receptor-associated kinase 4 isoform X3, whose amino-acid sequence MNNAVTSATYIRNLNCSTRRKLADFLDPQDRWKDVIVSIYKASGEPRYSQHHVRRFEALVAQGRSPTVELLNDWGTTNSTVGELVDILKSQKLLAAAHVLLPDIEKEPIPAKLQQASPVVEVDGTSPTRVLGETEAQPTPVSPILQPQLPSEESEPDSTGGCTLTEGSSGGFSSFFYHELMKITGNFDDRPMSDGGSRLGEGGFGTVYKGLINEKPVAVKRLNPMEDIPLEELRVQFNQEIQTLLVLKHENLVDMVGFSCDGQHPCLVYAYMANGSLLDRLACLDESPPLSWKRRCLIAVGTARGLEYLHNNHHVHRDVKSANILLDEAFVPKISDFGLTRASAKRSSTTMMTERIVGTRAYMAPEALRGEITPRSDIFSFGVVLLEILSGLAPADENREQQFLMELRYDIDDEDDDLTLEDFLDTKMRDWELAQVESVYSLACSCLNERKIRRPAIKQVQ is encoded by the exons atgaataatgcgGTAACTTCCGCTACTTACATTCGCAATCTTAATTGTAGTACACGTCGCAAGTTAGCGGACTTTTTGGACCCTCAAGACAGGTGGAAAGATGTTATTGTGTCGATATACAAGGCTAGTGGGGAGCCACGGTACTCCCAGCATCATGTGAG GAGATTTGAAGCCCTTGTTGCACAGGGAAGAAGTCCCACAGTTGAGTTGTTGAATGACTGGGGGACAACCAACAGCACTGTGGGTGAACTAGTGGACATTTTGAAGAGCCAAAAGTTACTGGCTGCTGCTCATGTGCTGTTACCTG ACATAGAGAAAGAACCCATCCCTGCAAAGCTACAGCAGGCCTCTCCGGTAGTGGAAGTAGATGGGACAAGCCCGACCAGGGTgctgggagagacagaggcacagCCAACACCAGTCAGCCCTATTCTGCAACCACAGCTTCCTTCGGAAGAGAGTGAACCAGACAGTACAGGTGGCTGCACTCTTACTGAGGGATCTAGCGGAG GTTTTTCTAGTTTCTTTTACCATGAGCTGATGAAGATCACAGGCAACTTTGATGATCGTCCCATGTCCGATGgtgggagcagactgggagaGGGAGGCTTTGGGACCGTATACAAAGGTCTCATCAATGAAAAACCTGTTGCGGTGAAAAGGCTCAATCCA ATGGAGGACATCCCGCTGGAGGAGCTGCGAGTTCAGTTCAACCAAGAGATCCAAACTCTGCTGGT GCTGAAACATGAGAACTTGGTGGACATGGTTGGATTTTCCTGTGATGGACAGCATCCCTGTCTGGTATACGCCTATATGGCTAATGGGTCCTTGTTAGACCGACTGGCTTGTTTG GATGAAAGCCCCCCACTGTCTTGGAAACGGAGATGTCTGATAGCTGTTGGGACCGCAAGAGGCTTGGAATATCTGCACAACAACCATCATGTGCACAGAGATGTTAAAAG TGCAAATATTCTGTTAGATGAAGCGTTCGTGCCAAAGATCTCAGACTTCGGGCTGACGAGGGCTTCGGCCAAGCGGTCATCAACAACTATGATGACAGAGAGGATTGTGGGTACTCGTGCATACATGGCACCTGAGGCGCTACGGGGCGAGATCACACCAAGATCTGACATCTTCAGCTTTGGAGTG GTGTTGTTAGAAATATTATCTGGACTCGCGCCAGCTGATGAAAACCGCGAGCAGCAGTTCCTG ATGGAGCTGAGGTACGACATTGACGATGAGGATGACGACCTGACCCTTGAGGATTTCCTGGACACAAAGATGAGGGACTGGGAGCTGGCCCAGGTGGAGAGTGTCTACTCCTTGGCCTGCAGTTGTCTcaatgagaggaagatcagACGGCCTGCTATCAAACAGGTACAGTAA
- the irak4 gene encoding interleukin-1 receptor-associated kinase 4 isoform X1 yields MNNAVTSATYIRNLNCSTRRKLADFLDPQDRWKDVIVSIYKASGEPRYSQHHVRRFEALVAQGRSPTVELLNDWGTTNSTVGELVDILKSQKLLAAAHVLLPDIEKEPIPAKLQQASPVVEVDGTSPTRVLGETEAQPTPVSPILQPQLPSEESEPDSTGGCTLTEGSSGGFSSFFYHELMKITGNFDDRPMSDGGSRLGEGGFGTVYKGLINEKPVAVKRLNPMEDIPLEELRVQFNQEIQTLLVLKHENLVDMVGFSCDGQHPCLVYAYMANGSLLDRLACLDESPPLSWKRRCLIAVGTARGLEYLHNNHHVHRDVKSANILLDEAFVPKISDFGLTRASAKRSSTTMMTERIVGTRAYMAPEALRGEITPRSDIFSFGVVLLEILSGLAPADENREQQFLMELRYDIDDEDDDLTLEDFLDTKMRDWELAQVESVYSLACSCLNERKIRRPAIKQVLSELEEVVKSISLKAQVQQ; encoded by the exons atgaataatgcgGTAACTTCCGCTACTTACATTCGCAATCTTAATTGTAGTACACGTCGCAAGTTAGCGGACTTTTTGGACCCTCAAGACAGGTGGAAAGATGTTATTGTGTCGATATACAAGGCTAGTGGGGAGCCACGGTACTCCCAGCATCATGTGAG GAGATTTGAAGCCCTTGTTGCACAGGGAAGAAGTCCCACAGTTGAGTTGTTGAATGACTGGGGGACAACCAACAGCACTGTGGGTGAACTAGTGGACATTTTGAAGAGCCAAAAGTTACTGGCTGCTGCTCATGTGCTGTTACCTG ACATAGAGAAAGAACCCATCCCTGCAAAGCTACAGCAGGCCTCTCCGGTAGTGGAAGTAGATGGGACAAGCCCGACCAGGGTgctgggagagacagaggcacagCCAACACCAGTCAGCCCTATTCTGCAACCACAGCTTCCTTCGGAAGAGAGTGAACCAGACAGTACAGGTGGCTGCACTCTTACTGAGGGATCTAGCGGAG GTTTTTCTAGTTTCTTTTACCATGAGCTGATGAAGATCACAGGCAACTTTGATGATCGTCCCATGTCCGATGgtgggagcagactgggagaGGGAGGCTTTGGGACCGTATACAAAGGTCTCATCAATGAAAAACCTGTTGCGGTGAAAAGGCTCAATCCA ATGGAGGACATCCCGCTGGAGGAGCTGCGAGTTCAGTTCAACCAAGAGATCCAAACTCTGCTGGT GCTGAAACATGAGAACTTGGTGGACATGGTTGGATTTTCCTGTGATGGACAGCATCCCTGTCTGGTATACGCCTATATGGCTAATGGGTCCTTGTTAGACCGACTGGCTTGTTTG GATGAAAGCCCCCCACTGTCTTGGAAACGGAGATGTCTGATAGCTGTTGGGACCGCAAGAGGCTTGGAATATCTGCACAACAACCATCATGTGCACAGAGATGTTAAAAG TGCAAATATTCTGTTAGATGAAGCGTTCGTGCCAAAGATCTCAGACTTCGGGCTGACGAGGGCTTCGGCCAAGCGGTCATCAACAACTATGATGACAGAGAGGATTGTGGGTACTCGTGCATACATGGCACCTGAGGCGCTACGGGGCGAGATCACACCAAGATCTGACATCTTCAGCTTTGGAGTG GTGTTGTTAGAAATATTATCTGGACTCGCGCCAGCTGATGAAAACCGCGAGCAGCAGTTCCTG ATGGAGCTGAGGTACGACATTGACGATGAGGATGACGACCTGACCCTTGAGGATTTCCTGGACACAAAGATGAGGGACTGGGAGCTGGCCCAGGTGGAGAGTGTCTACTCCTTGGCCTGCAGTTGTCTcaatgagaggaagatcagACGGCCTGCTATCAAACAG GTCCTGTCGGAACTTGAAGAAGTTGTCAAAAGCATTTCACTCAAGGCACAGGTACAGCAGTGA
- the irak4 gene encoding interleukin-1 receptor-associated kinase 4 isoform X2, with product MNNAVTSATYIRNLNCSTRRKLADFLDPQDRWKDVIVSIYKASGEPRYSQHHVRRFEALVAQGRSPTVELLNDWGTTNSTVGELVDILKSQKLLAAAHVLLPDIEKEPIPAKLQQASPVVEVDGTSPTRVLGETEAQPTPVSPILQPQLPSEESEPDSTGFSSFFYHELMKITGNFDDRPMSDGGSRLGEGGFGTVYKGLINEKPVAVKRLNPMEDIPLEELRVQFNQEIQTLLVLKHENLVDMVGFSCDGQHPCLVYAYMANGSLLDRLACLDESPPLSWKRRCLIAVGTARGLEYLHNNHHVHRDVKSANILLDEAFVPKISDFGLTRASAKRSSTTMMTERIVGTRAYMAPEALRGEITPRSDIFSFGVVLLEILSGLAPADENREQQFLMELRYDIDDEDDDLTLEDFLDTKMRDWELAQVESVYSLACSCLNERKIRRPAIKQVLSELEEVVKSISLKAQVQQ from the exons atgaataatgcgGTAACTTCCGCTACTTACATTCGCAATCTTAATTGTAGTACACGTCGCAAGTTAGCGGACTTTTTGGACCCTCAAGACAGGTGGAAAGATGTTATTGTGTCGATATACAAGGCTAGTGGGGAGCCACGGTACTCCCAGCATCATGTGAG GAGATTTGAAGCCCTTGTTGCACAGGGAAGAAGTCCCACAGTTGAGTTGTTGAATGACTGGGGGACAACCAACAGCACTGTGGGTGAACTAGTGGACATTTTGAAGAGCCAAAAGTTACTGGCTGCTGCTCATGTGCTGTTACCTG ACATAGAGAAAGAACCCATCCCTGCAAAGCTACAGCAGGCCTCTCCGGTAGTGGAAGTAGATGGGACAAGCCCGACCAGGGTgctgggagagacagaggcacagCCAACACCAGTCAGCCCTATTCTGCAACCACAGCTTCCTTCGGAAGAGAGTGAACCAGACAGTACAG GTTTTTCTAGTTTCTTTTACCATGAGCTGATGAAGATCACAGGCAACTTTGATGATCGTCCCATGTCCGATGgtgggagcagactgggagaGGGAGGCTTTGGGACCGTATACAAAGGTCTCATCAATGAAAAACCTGTTGCGGTGAAAAGGCTCAATCCA ATGGAGGACATCCCGCTGGAGGAGCTGCGAGTTCAGTTCAACCAAGAGATCCAAACTCTGCTGGT GCTGAAACATGAGAACTTGGTGGACATGGTTGGATTTTCCTGTGATGGACAGCATCCCTGTCTGGTATACGCCTATATGGCTAATGGGTCCTTGTTAGACCGACTGGCTTGTTTG GATGAAAGCCCCCCACTGTCTTGGAAACGGAGATGTCTGATAGCTGTTGGGACCGCAAGAGGCTTGGAATATCTGCACAACAACCATCATGTGCACAGAGATGTTAAAAG TGCAAATATTCTGTTAGATGAAGCGTTCGTGCCAAAGATCTCAGACTTCGGGCTGACGAGGGCTTCGGCCAAGCGGTCATCAACAACTATGATGACAGAGAGGATTGTGGGTACTCGTGCATACATGGCACCTGAGGCGCTACGGGGCGAGATCACACCAAGATCTGACATCTTCAGCTTTGGAGTG GTGTTGTTAGAAATATTATCTGGACTCGCGCCAGCTGATGAAAACCGCGAGCAGCAGTTCCTG ATGGAGCTGAGGTACGACATTGACGATGAGGATGACGACCTGACCCTTGAGGATTTCCTGGACACAAAGATGAGGGACTGGGAGCTGGCCCAGGTGGAGAGTGTCTACTCCTTGGCCTGCAGTTGTCTcaatgagaggaagatcagACGGCCTGCTATCAAACAG GTCCTGTCGGAACTTGAAGAAGTTGTCAAAAGCATTTCACTCAAGGCACAGGTACAGCAGTGA